A region from the Lentisphaera profundi genome encodes:
- a CDS encoding 3-isopropylmalate dehydratase small subunit, whose protein sequence is MNSSSIIKITGTGVAVRGNDIDTDRIIPARFLTKITFEGLGAEVFTDDRKQLADKGETHPFDQEAHKNSSILFVNKNFGCGSSREHAPQAIKRHGIDCIIGESYSEIFFGNNVAIGVPCLKVSESDIARLQDKCEQDPNCEFSVDLYTLEIKANDLSVKAEFPEGARQQFMGGTWDVTAELLQNDSEITSTAEALPYFNHWK, encoded by the coding sequence ATGAATTCATCATCTATCATCAAAATCACGGGAACGGGCGTCGCTGTACGCGGCAATGACATCGATACTGATCGCATCATCCCCGCGCGTTTTTTAACGAAAATCACCTTTGAAGGCTTGGGTGCAGAAGTTTTCACTGACGATCGCAAACAGCTCGCTGATAAAGGTGAGACCCATCCCTTTGATCAAGAAGCCCATAAAAACTCTAGCATCCTCTTTGTCAACAAGAACTTTGGCTGTGGCTCATCACGAGAACACGCGCCTCAAGCTATTAAACGTCACGGGATTGATTGCATCATTGGCGAGTCTTATTCAGAAATATTTTTTGGTAACAACGTCGCTATTGGCGTACCCTGCCTAAAGGTTTCGGAAAGTGACATTGCTCGACTTCAAGACAAATGTGAGCAAGATCCCAACTGTGAATTTTCCGTCGATCTCTATACCTTAGAGATTAAAGCTAATGACTTAAGTGTTAAAGCTGAATTCCCTGAAGGAGCCCGCCAACAATTCATGGGTGGTACTTGGGATGTCACTGCAGAACTCCTGCAAAACGACTCCGAAATCACCTCTACGGCTGAAGCTTTGCCTTATTTCAATCACTGGAAGTAA